The sequence GCGACCGCGGCGACCAGCATCCACACGTTCGCTAGTGCCACGCCCGCACCACCGTTCGTGCGGCCTCGGCGCCCGCGATCGGATCGATGGCCGGCCCCGGACGGAAGATGCTGGGGTAGTAGTGCCTGCCCATGGCGTCGATCAGGGCAGGATGCACGCCCCGCGCCACGAGGTCGTCGAGCGCGAGTACCGGGGCCTCGAGGCCGCTGTACTCGTTCACGAAGGTGCGGACGACGCGGCTCAGTTCGAGGTTCGCCTGCCGGGCACTGAGTCGGCTCTCGCGGTACTCGTTCTCGATCTGCTGGATGCGACCCATGTACTCGGTGCGCAGCTGCGACAGCACGTCGATGATCAGCGGCGGATGCCCGGCGGCCTCATCCACGGGGAGCGTGCGCCGCGGCCGCGTGAGCACGATGAGCAGCCAGGCGCCGAGCACCAGGAGAACGAGGATGCCGATCGCGAGCAGCATCCATCCCCAGCCGTACTGCGCCGGCGGGTAGAGCTCTTCAGAGCCGGGCATTCGACCTCCGGTTCAGCAGCTGCAGCAGCTGCGCGACGGCGTCGTCCTGCCCGTCGAGGGAGGAGTGGCTGATCTCGAGGCGGGTGAGGAGCTCATCCCGGCGCGCCGCGTCGGCATCGTGCTGCGCGGTCAGCTCCTGCACGATGGCACGGTCGCCCTGCACGAAGTCCGGCACCTGCCAGCGGCTGTCCGCATCGCTGCGGATGCGTCCGGTGGCGTGATCCAGCACGGGGTCGGCGTCACGCAGGGTGAGCCAGAGCACGTCGTGCTGCACGCGCAGGCGGCGCAGCATCCGCTCGGTCTCGCTCGTCACCGGGGCCTCGTCGGTGATGACGACCACGATCATTCGGCGGGAGATCGTGCGGGTCACGAATGAGAGCAGGGCGTCGCGGTCGCTGGGCGCCGAGCTGTCGTCGATCGCCCGGTCGATCGTGCGCAGGGCGTGTTCGAGCGCGCCCTCGCTGCGGCCGGGCGCGAGACGCCGCACCTTCGCCGCATCGCCGTAGACGGTGCTGAAGTCGTCGCCGTGGCGCAGCGTGAGCACGCCGAGCGCCCCCGTCGCGAGGATCGCCAGCTCCTTCTTCGATCGCTCGTCGGCGGCGAGGGCCGACATCGAGCGGCCCGTGTCGACCACGAACAGCACCGTGTGCATGCGGGTCGCGCGGGAGCGTTTGACGAGCGGGGTGCCCAGCCGCGCGGTCGCCCGCCAGTCGATGTCGCGCACCTGATCGCCGTACTCGTACTTGCGCAGGTCTTCGAAGTCGAGGCTGCGCCCGTGCAGGAGCGACGCGTAGGCGCCGTCGAGCGCGTGCAGCGACTTGCGCGTCGAGTGGATGAAGAGCTTGCTCTTCACCTGCGTGATCAGGCTGGGCATCGGAGGGGTCAGGGGGTGGGGACCGACGCGAAGATCTGGTCGATGATCTCCTCGCTGCGGAC is a genomic window of Microbacterium maritypicum containing:
- a CDS encoding DUF58 domain-containing protein; the protein is MPSLITQVKSKLFIHSTRKSLHALDGAYASLLHGRSLDFEDLRKYEYGDQVRDIDWRATARLGTPLVKRSRATRMHTVLFVVDTGRSMSALAADERSKKELAILATGALGVLTLRHGDDFSTVYGDAAKVRRLAPGRSEGALEHALRTIDRAIDDSSAPSDRDALLSFVTRTISRRMIVVVITDEAPVTSETERMLRRLRVQHDVLWLTLRDADPVLDHATGRIRSDADSRWQVPDFVQGDRAIVQELTAQHDADAARRDELLTRLEISHSSLDGQDDAVAQLLQLLNRRSNARL